In Argonema galeatum A003/A1, one DNA window encodes the following:
- a CDS encoding rhodanese-like domain-containing protein codes for MSSFQALKQPIPKISVEDLANRLAVGKEDLQLVDVREPQELVLASLEGFENLPLSEFAEWSGEIQTRFDPHAETIVMCHHGIRSAQMCQWLIAQGFTNVKNVTGGIDAYSNLVDLKIPRY; via the coding sequence GTGAGCAGCTTTCAGGCATTGAAACAACCCATCCCCAAAATTAGTGTGGAGGATTTGGCCAATCGTCTAGCGGTTGGTAAGGAAGATCTACAGCTGGTGGATGTTCGAGAACCGCAAGAACTTGTCCTAGCCAGTTTGGAGGGTTTCGAGAATCTACCCTTGAGTGAATTTGCCGAGTGGTCTGGCGAGATCCAAACCCGCTTCGATCCCCACGCAGAGACGATCGTGATGTGCCACCACGGCATTCGTTCCGCCCAAATGTGTCAGTGGTTGATCGCTCAAGGATTCACCAATGTCAAAAATGTAACAGGTGGCATTGATGCCTACTCCAACCTAGTCGATCTTAAAATTCCCCGGTATTAA